One window from the genome of Pseudomonadota bacterium encodes:
- a CDS encoding enoyl-CoA hydratase/isomerase family protein translates to MADYQFINYEVKDGAAYLTINRPPLNWLDIATMREMNEALDQVLAAGPELKLLVIQAAGEKAFSVGVDVADHTDDKVETMIEVFHGIFRRLDRLEIPSLAVARGAVLGGGCEVVLFCDMVLAAENIKIGQPEIKLAVFPPIAAAALPAIIGPKKAYEVILGGEAMRAPEALACGLVNKVVPVEQLEAELASFVTRFTSLSGSALRSTKKAIRAGLGRPFVDALNDIEDLYLNDCMKNADAREGLGSFLEKRSPVWQNK, encoded by the coding sequence ATGGCAGATTATCAGTTTATTAATTACGAAGTGAAAGATGGAGCGGCATATCTGACTATCAATCGACCACCATTGAACTGGCTGGATATCGCCACCATGCGGGAGATGAATGAGGCCCTTGACCAGGTATTGGCTGCCGGTCCGGAGCTTAAACTGCTGGTTATTCAAGCGGCCGGAGAAAAAGCCTTTTCCGTTGGTGTCGATGTGGCTGATCATACCGATGACAAGGTGGAAACCATGATCGAGGTTTTTCATGGTATTTTCCGCCGCCTGGATCGCCTGGAGATTCCTTCTCTGGCAGTAGCGCGCGGCGCGGTGCTGGGTGGTGGTTGTGAAGTGGTGCTGTTCTGCGATATGGTGCTGGCGGCGGAAAATATAAAAATTGGTCAGCCGGAGATTAAACTGGCGGTTTTTCCGCCCATTGCCGCCGCCGCTTTGCCGGCCATTATCGGTCCGAAGAAGGCTTATGAAGTAATTCTTGGGGGTGAAGCCATGCGGGCGCCGGAAGCTCTGGCCTGTGGTCTGGTGAATAAAGTGGTGCCGGTTGAGCAGCTTGAGGCGGAACTAGCCTCTTTTGTTACACGGTTTACTTCCCTGAGTGGTTCCGCCTTACGTTCTACCAAGAAGGCTATTCGGGCAGGACTTGGTAGACCTTTTGTCGACGCACTGAATGATATTGAAGATTTGTATCTCAACGATTGCATGAAAAATGCTGATGCCCGTGAGGGGCTCGGTTCATTTCTGGAAAAGCGCAGTCCGGTATGGCAGAACAAGTAG
- the had gene encoding 6-hydroxycyclohex-1-ene-1-carbonyl-CoA dehydrogenase, giving the protein MPDVPKMIQTWQMVQPTSKDRETGEVTPGKLVKTEIPVPELKEDEVLVEVAGCGVCHTDLGFFYDGVPNVNKPPLTLGHEISGTVVAGDEKWIGKEVLIPAVMPCRKCLLCKTGRGNRCLDQKMPGNSLGIYGGFSSHIPVPSIDLCEIKDRKDIPLSHLSVVADAATTPYQATKRADLQPGDNVIVIGICGGVGQYVGQIVKALGARTVIGIDINQEGLKRALKFGADAVINATDKDARAISKEFRSFCKKYDLPNFGWKIFEVSGTKPGQETALSLLGFTGKLIVVGFGMAKVEYSISRLMAFDAEIIGTWGCLPEYYPIVLDMVLNGRINMEEFVQTRPMSTIAEAFAEAHAVPPAKRIILEPDF; this is encoded by the coding sequence ATGCCTGATGTACCAAAAATGATCCAAACCTGGCAGATGGTTCAGCCAACGTCAAAAGATAGAGAAACCGGTGAAGTTACTCCGGGAAAACTGGTAAAAACTGAAATACCCGTCCCTGAATTGAAGGAAGATGAGGTGCTGGTGGAGGTTGCAGGTTGTGGAGTATGTCATACGGACCTGGGCTTTTTTTATGACGGGGTTCCCAATGTTAATAAACCACCACTGACCCTGGGCCATGAAATTTCCGGAACCGTGGTTGCCGGAGATGAAAAATGGATCGGGAAAGAGGTGCTCATCCCGGCGGTGATGCCTTGCAGAAAGTGTTTATTGTGTAAAACCGGTCGAGGTAACCGCTGTCTTGATCAGAAAATGCCGGGCAACAGTCTTGGGATCTATGGTGGTTTTTCCAGCCATATACCGGTTCCCAGCATCGATCTCTGTGAGATTAAAGATAGAAAAGATATCCCTTTATCTCATCTGTCCGTGGTTGCCGACGCCGCTACTACACCTTATCAGGCAACTAAACGGGCGGATCTGCAGCCGGGAGATAACGTGATAGTTATAGGCATTTGTGGTGGTGTTGGTCAGTATGTGGGGCAGATTGTTAAGGCATTGGGAGCAAGAACGGTTATTGGTATAGACATTAATCAGGAAGGACTGAAACGGGCGCTCAAATTTGGGGCTGATGCCGTAATCAATGCTACCGATAAAGATGCCCGGGCGATATCAAAAGAATTCAGGAGTTTTTGTAAGAAGTATGACCTGCCCAATTTTGGCTGGAAGATATTTGAAGTGTCAGGGACAAAGCCTGGCCAGGAAACCGCCTTAAGCCTGCTTGGTTTTACCGGAAAATTGATTGTGGTTGGTTTTGGCATGGCCAAGGTTGAATATTCCATCAGCAGATTGATGGCCTTTGATGCTGAGATTATCGGAACCTGGGGCTGTTTGCCTGAATATTATCCGATCGTTCTGGATATGGTCTTGAATGGCAGGATCAATATGGAAGAGTTCGTCCAGACCAGGCCCATGAGTACCATTGCCGAAGCCTTTGCCGAGGCCCATGCCGTGCCGCCGGCAAAAAGGATTATCCTGGAACCGGATTTTTAG